One Triticum dicoccoides isolate Atlit2015 ecotype Zavitan chromosome 5B, WEW_v2.0, whole genome shotgun sequence genomic window carries:
- the LOC119312195 gene encoding U3 small nucleolar RNA-associated protein 18 homolog — MTSLISQNALQKRRLEKDDDSSSDEETMDSPVASDAEAGKKPRPEDRRKDRKRKKKALQARQGQEADEMRRLESSLFGNIYTPLEFGTEAGAAVPARDQDDDAPLFFVDRSAGDDLPVYEEDLGSEDEVVDKGRKPAWVDEEEDSTEVDILKVARLRKLRKEADERVISGKEYEARLRGHHTKLNPFTGWADMDRKAPLRDGDSDEEEGGVDNMLRSNDELVVKGTAKLLPGMLDYSRLVDVNAQDPSSGPINSVQFHRNGQLMLVAGLDKHLRFFQIDGKRNPKIQSIFVEDCPIQKAAFLPDGSEVILSGRRKFFYSFDLVKAAVSKIGPLTGREEKSLESFEISPDSRTIAFIGNEGYILLISSKTKQLIGTLKMNGSVRSLAFADGGNQLLSSGGDGHVYHWDLRTRKCMHKAVDEGSLSGLSLCTSQDSSYFATGSSSGIVNVYKRDEFLGGKRKPLKTIENLTTETGQMKFNHDAQILAISSRKDRNGMRLVHVPSFTVYQNWPGPRFSLQYPRCLDFSPGSGFLSVGHAGGKVLLYKLHHYQNA, encoded by the coding sequence ATGACGAGCCTGATATCCCAGAACGCGCTCCAGAAGCGCCGCCTGGAGAAGGACGACGACAGCAGCAGCGATGAAGAGACCATGGATTCCCCCGTCGCttcggatgcagaggccgggaagAAGCCCAGGCCGGAGGATCGCAGGAAGGaccggaagaggaagaagaaggcgctgCAGGCCAGGCAGGGCCAGGAGGCCGATGAGATGAGGCGGCTGGAGAGCTCTCTGTTTGGCAACATCTACACACCGCTGGAGTTCGGCACCGAGGCCGGGGCTGCCGTGCCGGCTCGTGACCAGGATGATGATGCTCCCTTGTTCTTCGTGGACCGGTCTGCCGGCGACGACCTGCCTGTTTATGAGGAGGATCTGGGCAGTGAGGATGAGGTGGTTGATAAGGGGAGGAAGCCCGCCTGGGTGGATGAGGAGGAGGATAGCACCGAGGTGGACATCCTGAAGGTTGCCAGGCTGAGGAAGCTGAGGAAGGAGGCTGATGAGCGCGTGATCTCGGGCAAGGAGTATGAGGCTCGGCTGCGCGGTCACCACACCAAGCTTAACCCCTTCACTGGCTGGGCGGATATGGACCGTAAGGCTCCTCTCCGTGACGGTGACTCCGATGAGGAAGAAGGTGGAGTCGACAATATGCTTCGGAGCAATGATGAACTTGTCGTCAAGGGCACTGCTAAGCTCCTGCCTGGCATGTTGGACTACTCAAGGCTTGTTGATGTGAATGCTCAGGATCCTTCCAGTGGTCCTATCAATTCAGTGCAGTTTCATAGGAATGGTCAGTTGATGCTTGTTGCAGGCCTGGACAAGCATCTGAGGTTTTTCCAGATTGACGGCAAGAGAAACCCCAAGATCCAGAGCATATTTGTCGAGGACTGTCCAATTCAGAAGGCGGCCTTTCTACCTGATGGCTCTGAGGTGATCCTTTCCGGCAGGAGGAAGTTCTTCTACTCATTTGATCTGGTGAAAGCTGCTGTTAGTAAGATTGGACCCTTGACTGGGCGTGAGGAGAAAAGCCTGGAGAGCTTTGAGATATCCCCTGATTCAAGAACCATTGCGTTTATCGGTAACGAGGGGTACATTCTGCTGATATCTTCCAAAACAAAGCAGCTCATTGGAACCCTCAAGATGAATGGTAGCGTGCGTTCGCTGGCCTTTGCGGACGGTGGAAACCAGCTGCTAAGCAGCGGTGGGGACGGCCATGTTTACCACTGGGATCTCAGAACAAGGAAGTGTATGCACAAGGCTGTTGACGAGGGCTCCCTATCAGGCCTTTCCCTCTGCACCTCCCAGGACAGCTCTTACtttgccacaggctccagcagcggcATCGTGAACGTGTACAAGAGGGACGAGTTCCTCGGCGGGAAGAGGAAGCCACTGAAGACAATCGAGAACCTCACGACTGAGACGGGCCAGATGAAGTTCAACCACGACGCCCAGATCCTGGCCATAAGCTCGAGGAAGGACAGGAACGGGATGAGGCTCGTGCACGTCCCGTCCTTCACCGTGTACCAGAACTGGCCGGGGCCTCGGTTCAGCCTCCAGTACCCGAGGTGCCTGGACTTCAGCCCGGGCAGCGGGTTCCTCTCCGTCGGACATGCCGGCGGAAAGGTTTTGCTGTACAAGCTGCACCACTATCAGAACGCTTAG
- the LOC119312194 gene encoding uncharacterized protein LOC119312194, protein MVLRTRRPTVAIRSGDEEDFDDDGDDDYSDNNDYDYICKYDASRNHGSGDDKSSDDYSCTDDDSNDDGDDIDNDDGGGGDATDNLCAICDNGGKLLCCEGQCKRSFHPRGKDGRESNCETLGLTSAQLQEIDHYLCKNCEYKQHQCFSCGDLEPSDGPNAKVFQCYKASCGHFYHPSCIAKLLEPDDTDGAGELERRIAAGMSFTCPAHWCSECRTMEDSTQPELWLAACRRCPVSYHKKCFPRSISFERKRGTSVRAWHLGDRIMIYCGSHKLEAELGAPSRDHIKLPSSTEMDTVGTHCIDQIKSTPVPKIYRTRNLAKKKTEVTGKRKMNTDQGSTGTAELSNKVCREEADQIQTVDMNNLREDKIPKGRGVLEKETIRLNQAHSDELEKLIVEEQAEEDENNTKSGEERETRSRENTYREKEKTLGNNSNKFGLPDGRFTFRSDDDREVDGSHTCQQELKSPHYNDNNKATGIDTSSDKSGKRQRQEEQATDGNMLDLERNNKKFHMETGRDAHQSPQRLHNHKKTDARQSSCSSSKNHPRCNDDQRSSMTSEYKSREGRGSSREEWRNNMRENSYRGGSPSRRRNSQNRSRRHSPEGRRTEYRNSHHRSNNQHRYEQHRHDDYFKCRDDYSKRRDVDTGRRRSSRREDHSSDGARRRSSHREDHSSDGGRRRSSHREDHSSDGGRRRSRHREDHSSDGGRRRSSHREDHSSDGGRRRSSHHEDHSSDGDRRRSSHREDHSSDGDIGGRRLSPQQSALPSGNFGTSLSPPSHPTTEYGASRRHGSPPYQRSEHAASGSRGPYMNPRGSGPADYEMERRSVPLHHDVPNVEEYTGRPLNMVLPEGIASVNTYSILGPYMNPRGSGPADYEMERRSVPLHHDVPNVEEYTGQPLNMVLAEGIAPVNTYSLRGESPGAYGPGTDAGMGEETTFRGGRFGDHGVRSDYPRSSSMNAEDRAFAAGSVTDRYVPRLDRTNHPVRVDGYLPDYPVW, encoded by the exons ATG GTTTTACGTACCAGACGGCCGACTGTTGCAATACGTAGTGGTGACGAAGAAGActttgatgatgatggtgatgatgattacAGTGACAACAACGATTATGATTATATCTGCAAATATGACGCTAGCCGCAACCATGGCAGTGGTGATGACAAGAGCAGTGATGATTACAGCTGCACCGATGATGATAGCAACGATGATGGTGATGATATTGAcaatgatgatggtggtggtggtgatgctaCTGATAATTTATGTGCAATATGTGACAATGGAGGGAAATTGCTATG CTGTGAAGGACAATGTAAAAGGTCCTTCCATCCCAGAGGAAAAGATGGAAGGGAATCTAATTGTGAAACTCTTGGTTTAACTTCTGCACAACTACAG GAAATTGATCATTATCTATGCAAGAACTGTGAATATAAGCAACACCAATGTTTCAGTTGTGGAGATCTTGAGCCATCTGATGGGCCAAATGCTAAG GTGTTCCAATGCTACAAAGCATCTTGTGGGCACTTCTACCACCCCAGTTGTATTGCCAAATTACTTGAGCCTGATGATACTGATGGAGCTGGCGAATTGGAGAGGAGGATTGCTGCTGGGATGTCATTTACATGTCCTGCACATTGGTGCTCAGAATGTAGAACGATGGAAGACAGTACTCAACCAGAACTTTGGCTTGCGGCCTGCAGACGCTGTCCAGTGTCATATCACAAAAAATGTTTCCCAAG AAGCATTTCCTTTGAGAGAAAGCGTGGCACAAGTGTACGCGCTTGGCACCTGGGTGATAGAATTATGATTTACTGTGG AAGCCATAAACTAGAAGCTGAGCTTGGAGCACCTAGCAGAGACCATATAAAGTTACCATCTAGTACAGAAATGGATACTGTTGGAACACATTGCATTGACCAAATAAAGTCAACTCCCGTTCCAAAAATTTATAGAACAAGAAATCTTGCTAAGAAGAAAACAGAAGTGACTGGTAAAAGGAAAATGAACACTGATCAAGGTTCAACTGGAACTGCGGAGCTGTCAAACAAGGTATGTCGAGAAGAAGCCGACCAGATCCAAACAGTAGATATGAATAACTTAAGGGAAGATAAGATTCCAAAAGGGAGAGGTGTCCTCGAGAAAGAGACCATCCGTTTAAATCAAGCACACAGTGATGAGCTAGAAAAGCTTATTGTGGAGGAACAGGCTGAAGAGGATGAAAACAACACCAAATCTGGAGAAGAGAGAGAAACTCGTAGTAGAGAAAATACATATAGGGAAAAGGAGAAGACTCTTGGGAACAACAGTAATAAATTTGGATTACCTGACGGGCGGTTTACCTTCAGATCTGATGATGATCGAGAAGTTGATGGAAGCCATACTTGCCAGCAGGAGCTGAAGAGTCCTCACTACAATGATAATAACAAAGCAACAGGAATTGATACTTCAAGTGACAAGTCAGGAAAGAGACAGAGACAGGAGGAACAGGCAACTGATGGTAACATGTTGGACTTGGAAAGGAACAATAAGAAGTTTCACATGGAAACTGGAAGAGATGCTCATCAAAGTCCTCAGCGTCTTCATAATCACAAAAAAACAGATGCTCGTCAAAGTTCTTGTTCCTCATCAAAAAATCATCCTCGGTGTAATGATGATCAGAGATCTTCAATGACTTCCGAATACAAATCCAGAGAGGGAAGAGGATCAAGTAGAGAAGAGTGGAGAAATAATATGAGAGAAAATTCTTATAGGGGAGGGTCACCCTCGAGGAGAAGAAATTCTCAAAATAGATCAAGGAGACATTCTCCAGAAGGGCGAAGGACGGAGTATCGTAACAGTCATCATAGAAGCAACAACCAACACAGATATGAGCAACATCGACACGATGATTATTTCAAATGTCGTGATGATTATTCCAAACGCCGTGATGTTGATACTGGTCGAAGGAGGTCGAGTCGTCGTGAGGATCACTCTAGTGATGGTGCTAGGAGGAGGTCGAGTCATCGTGAGGATCATTCCAGTGATGGTGGTAGGAGGAGGTCGAGTCATCGTGAGGATCATTCCAGTGATGGTGGTAGGAGGAGGTCGAGGCATCGTGAGGATCATTCCAGTGATGGTGGTAGGAGGAGGTCGAGTCATCGTGAGGATCATTCCAGTGATGGTGGTAGGAGGAGGTCGAGCCATCATGAGGATCATTCCAGTGATGGTGATAGGAGGAGGTCGAGTCATCGTGAGGATCATTCCAGTGATGGTGATATTGGCGGAAGGAGGTTGAGTCCCCAGCAGTCAGCACTTCCTTCTGGTAATTTTGGTACTAGTCTCAGTCCCCCTTCACATCCGACCACTGAATATGGTGCTAGCAGAAGGCATGGTTCCCCTCCATATCAGAGATCTGAACATGCTGCTAGTGGAAGCCGTGGCCCCTATATGAACCCACGAGGATCAGGCCCTGCAGACTACGAAATGGAAAGGAGAAGTGTTCCCCTTCACCACGATGTGCCCAATGTCGAGGAGTACACTGGTCGACCACTGAATATGGTGCTACCAGAAGGCATTGCTTCCGTTAATACGTACTCTATCCTTGGCCCCTATATGAACCCACGAGGATCAGGCCCTGCAGACTACGAAATGGAAAGGAGAAGTGTTCCCCTTCACCACGATGTGCCCAATGTCGAGGAGTACACCGGTCAACCACTGAATATGGTGCTAGCAGAAGGCATTGCTCCCGTTAATACGTACTCTCTCCGAGGGGAATCTCCTGGTGCATATGGTCCTGGAACAGATGCCGGCATGGGCGAAGAAACCACATTCCGTGGTGGGCGTTTCGGTGATCATGGTGTGAGGTCAGATTATCCACGAAGCAGCAGCATGAATGCAGAGGATAGGGCTTTTGCTGCAGGGTCCGTTACGGATAGGTATGTCCCGCGCCTCGACCGAACGAACCACCCAGTTAGAGTTGATGGTTATCTGCCGGATTATCCCGTATGGTAG
- the LOC119310331 gene encoding RING-H2 finger protein ATL38-like: MAASRKRAFASVVFTAIASCAAAQTPGGPGSDSSMSFSDVMVISFFMAIFFPVFVVLLAFACLRLYRPPDEPLAAEDSSSEWPHSHHKECLDAAEIAALPLVSYRDVKQHRISDGRVDPLECAVCLLEFDDDDSLRLLPTCPHAFHPQCIGLWLEKHVTCPLCRANVLDPPPPPLVPDQELETPAPPDSPSVHIHDTVVLIEDDPSRSEEEDDSARILARTRREGGREALPRSNSTGHERAGGMERFALRLPEHVRLEILMSHRLRHVTSAVASVRVREGSAHDPAAGGNSVRSAVARLFSLFAPGDGWSGDVEDKSGGSSRWRRDDSTRGAGEDKRND; this comes from the coding sequence ATGGCCGCCTCCCGCAAGCGTGCCTTCGCCTCCGTCGTTTTCACGGCGATCGCTTCCTGCGCAGCAGCGCAGACGCCGGGAGGCCCGGGATCGGACAGCTCTATGAGTTTCTCGGACGTGATGGTCATCTCCTTCTTCATGGCCATTTTCTTCCCCGtcttcgtcgtcctcctcgcgtTTGCCTGCCTCCGCCTGTACCGGCCGCCAGACGAACCCCTGGCCGCCGAGGACTCTTCGTCGGAGTGGCCGCACTCGCACCACAAGGAGTGCCTGGACGCCGCCGAGATCGCGGCGCTGCCGTTAGTGTCCTACCGTGACGTCAAGCAGCACCGGATCAGCGACGGCCGGGTCGACCCGCTGGAGTGCGCGGTTTGCCTCTtggagttcgacgacgacgacaGCCTGCGCCTCCTCCCGACGTGCCCGCACGCGTTCCACCCGCAGTGCATCGGCCTCTGGCTCGAGAAGCACGTCACGTGCCCGCTCTGCCGCGCCAACGTCctcgacccgccgccgccgccactagtGCCAGATCAGGAGCTGGAAACGCCGGCGCCACCCGACTCGCCGTCTGTTCACATTCACGATACGGTGGTGCTAATCGAAGACGACCCCAGCCgcagcgaggaggaagacgacagtgcCAGGATCCTCGCGAGGACGCGGCGCGAGGGCGGGCGTGAGGCGCTGCCGCGGTCCAACTCGACGGGGCACGAGCGCGCCGGCGGGATGGAGCGCTTTGCGCTGCGGCTGCCGGAGCATGTTCGGCTCGAGATCCTGATGTCGCACAGGCTGAGGCACGTGACGAGCGCGGTTGCGTCCGTGCGCGTGAGGGAGGGGAGCGCCCACGACCCAGCTGCCGGCGGAAATTCTGTGCGGAGCGCCGTGGCGAGGCTCTTCTCACTTTTCGCGCCCGGGGATGGGTGGAGTGGCGACGTCGAGGACAAGTCCGGGGGCTCGTCTCGCTGGCGGCGCGATGACTCCACGCGGGGAGCAGGAGAAGACAAGAGAAACGATTGA